GCCGGTGACGGCCGCCGCCCCTCGTCGTGTCATCCGTCGCGGCGGGCCGGGTCGGGGGCCGGGTAGGCGGGGTCGATCTCCTCGATGGCGCGCATGGCGCCGCCGAGCGTCTTGACCAGCAGTTCGCGCATGGTGTCGCGGCTGAGCTGGGGGCGGGCGATCCAGTCGAGGGTGGCGCCCTCCACCCCGCAGATCCAGGAGAACAGGCCCATGCGGGCCAGCGGCGGGACGTCGCCGCGGCCGTAGGCGCCCTCGGCGATGGTCGCGACGATCGCCTCGCGGACGCCGTCGCGGATGGCGTGCACCTCCGCGTCGAAGCCGACACCGCCGCTGACGATCGTCCGGTAGGCGGCCTGGTTGTGCTCGGCGTAGCGCAGATAGCCGTCGATGGTGCGGTGGACGCGGTCCACCGGCTGGAGTTCGAGGCCGCTCGCGGCGAAGGTGACCAGGTCGGCGACGGAGTCGTGGACGATCGCCAGGTAGTAGCCGCGCTTGGACTGGAAGTAGTAGTAGATCAGCCCTTTGGCGACCCGCGCCTGACGCGCGATGTCGTCCATGGAGAGCGCGTCGTAGGAGGTGTCGGAGAACAACTTCCGGCCGATGGAGATCAGTTCGGCGCGGCGGGCCAGCGAACGTTCGGTTCCGCGCGCCCGCGGACGGACGGCGTCGCTCTCTTGGCTGATGTTCAACTTCGACCTGGTCTCGGGCGGGTGGCGGCGGGACCTCCGCAGTATGTCAGGTCAGGTGTGCGTCAGGTCACGATGGACGCGGGGTCAACACCGCGACGACGTCAGAGCAGTCCGAGCTGGGTCACGAGCATCGCGACGACCGCGACGAGCACCCAGCCCAGGACGTGTTCGAGGGCCCCGGGGCCGTCTTCGCGGGGGCCGCCGGTGCGGGCACGGGCCGCGGTGGCTGAAGATGCGCTCATGGCTGCTCACTGAGGTAGGACGTACCGGGCGGAATCCCCCCACCGGTGCGTCCACCTTGCCATCGATCGGGCGCGGCACGGCCGAGACCTTGGTCACAGGGGCGCGGGACGGCCCGGGACACGGGCAGGGCCCCGGTCGCCCGGGGCCCTGTCCCTGCGGCGGCGCCGCTCAGCGCACCCCCACCGCGGCGAGCGCCTTGCGCTGCCGGGGGGTGGGCCGGGCCGGGAAGTAGAGGTAGCAGACGCCTCCGGAGCCGGACACCACGGTGCCCGCCGCGTTGTGGCGCTTGGTGCGCAGCCAGATCGTCTCGAACTCGGCCCGCCGGTAGACCCGGCGCACCGCCTCGTCGCTGGGCGAGGCCGGGTCGTTGGCGATCACGTCGCCCTCGGCCGTGAACCCGATCACCGTCATCAGGTGCCCGGAGGTGCCGTAGCCCGCGCCGGTCAGCTCCGTCTTCAGGAACGACTGGGACGTTATGGCCGGGATGCCGGCCGCGATCAGCGTCTCCAGGTCGGTGAGCGAGCCGAGCCGGGTGACCACGCCCTGGAGGTCCTTGAAGGTGGCCGCGTAGGCCGCGTTGAACGGCCAGTTGCCGCAGCCCTGGTACTGGTGGTCGTAGGTGTATCGGGCCGCGTGGCACACCTGCGGGTCGGCGAACGACGGGTCCACCCAGGCCAGTTGAGCGGGGGTGAGGCGGCCGCCCCAGTACTCGACGATCATCTGCGACGAGGTGGGGCTGCACCAGGCCTCGCCGCCGTTGTCGTACTGCGGGTACTGCCCCTTGTGGATCTCCTGCGAGTAGCGCGGGACGGTCAGTTCCTGCGCGAGGCCGGGGGTGGAGGCGGGCACCGTGAAGCGGTCCGGGACGTCGGAGCCCATCGCGCCCAGCCGCCAGACGGTCGGGGTGGCCTTGGTGCCCGGCCTGCGGTAGAGGGTCAGCCGCAGCCGGTACGCGGCCAGGCGCAGGCCGGTGGAGGCGTCGTCGATCGCGAGAGTGTCGGTCCAGACGCTGCTGCGGCCGTCGCTCTGGCCGTCGACGGAGGTGCGGCGGATGTCCTGGTCGCCCGAGGCCCAGCGGCCCATGACGTACCAGGGGGTGTCCGCGCCGTCGGAGTAGGTGCCCTGCACCTCGACCTGGAGCCAGGTGCCGTCCGGGGTGCGGGCGTTCCAGGACGCGATCACCTCGGTGGCCGGGACGGCGAGCCGGTGCACCGGGCCGGTCCAGGTCGCGTACTCCCAGGTGGCGGTGGTGCCGGTGTGCGGGTCGGTGTAGTCGGTGCGGCCGGCCGGGGAAGCGAGCACCACGCCGGGCCGGTCGCCCGCGACGGGCCTGACCCCCTTGGCGGCACCGCTCCGCCACTCCGGGTACGTGGTCCAGGACCGGTAGTCGACCGGATGGGCGGCCCTCGGGCCGCCGGCGGCCGACGCGCCCGCGGCGGTCACGGCTGTGGCGTCGGCGGCGCCGGGCACCGCGGATCCGGCGGATCCGCCGGACGCACCGGATGCGCCGGACGCGCCGGGTTCAGTGGACGCGGCGGGTTCCGCGGCGCGGGCGGATCCCGTGCCGCCGGTCACGGCCGCGGCGACCGCGACCGCCAGGACGGTTCTGCGGGACGGGTGTTCGGCTCTGCTCATGGGCGGAAGACCCCCAAGTGTCGAGTCGGGGCGGATCCGATGCACACGGGTCGCGCTGCACGGTTGTGCGCCAACTATGGCCGGGGCCGGGCCGCGCTGCCAGCACTTCGCGGCATGCCGCGCCCACGAATATTGGTCTCGACACCTGGCATGACCTGCGGCGGTCCCGCCCCGCGGCACACCTGCGGCACCCCCGGCGGGCGCCCGGGACGGACGCCGGCCCTCGGCCCGCCCGGACATTAGAATCTTCCCGTCACATACCGCCCGCGCCCGCACCGCCTGTACCACCTCCGCACCTCCCCCACCGACCCGAGGAACGGCCATCCACAGCCTCGCCGCCCGGCTCCGCACGCTCCCCCCGTCCTGCGGACCGGTCCGTCTGATCGGCGTCGACGGGCACGCGGGCTCGGGGAAGACCACGTTCGCGGCCCGGCTGGCGCACGCCCTGGGCGACGCCCCGGTCCTGCACCTCGACGACATCGCCAGCCACGACGAGCTGTTCGCCTGGACGGGCCGCCTGCTCGCCGAGGTGATCGAACCCCTCGGCCGGGGCGGGACGGCCCATTACGCGCCCTACGACTGGGAGGCCCGCGCCTTCACCGCGCCCCGCGCGCTGCCGCCCGCGCCGGTGATCCTCGTCGAGGGCGTCGGCGCCGGCCGCCGCGCCCTGCGGCCCCATCTGGCGCACCTGCTGTGGATGGAGCTGCCCCGCGAGGAGTCCTGGGACCGGGGCAGGCTGCGGGACGGGCCGCGGCAGCGGGCCTTCTGGGCCGGGTGGGTCGAGGCGGAGCGTCGACACTTCGCCGAAGATCCGTCCAGGCCCTTCGCGGACACCCTGGTACGGCAGGGGCAGGAGGGGTACGAGGTGCTCTCGGGGCCGGTGCGCACGGCTGGACCGGACCAGGATCTCACGCAGGGTGACGGACCATCCGCAATGTGCTGAACTTGTGAAGGCCGCCGCGCGGGAACTTCTCGGAGTGCCCCAACTCCGCTTGACCGAGGGGCCGTACAGGACTTACGTTCTGGATGTGCGGCCCTGCGAAGCCGCCCGTCAGACGCGAAGCCCCCGGTTGTTCCCCCGTGATCGGGGGCTTCGTTCTGCCCTGAGCCGGGTTCTCCGGCCCCCGGATGGCGTGTTCTGCTCACCCTCGGTCACCGTCCGAAGTGCGCCCCATCCGCTCCCACCTCGTCAAACGTCCTGTGCGGCACCCTTCGGCGAGCGACACCCACGCGGGTACGATGCCCTCGGTGCGACCTACCGACTGCTCCGCGCACCGCAACTCCGGTCCGCGGCACGGCGGTTCGATCAAGGCGGCCCGACGGGTACCAGCCCGCGGGCCAACCGACGGGGGCACGGTTTGTGGGGGACGTGATGGACTTCGGCACGCGGGGCCCCGAGGCCCCGGCCGACCTCGCCTGGCTGCGAGGCGTGGACGCCTACACCATGGGCGCCTATCCACAGGCGGAGGAGGAGTTCAGGGCCGCGGTCCGCTCCGACCCCGGGATGGCGGACGGCTGGCTCGGACTGCACGCGCTGCGGGTCGACACCACGACCGCGCTGCTGCGGATGTTCCGCCACCGCGACCGCTTCGGCGAACAGCGGGCCAGGCACCGCCGCTCCCTCAACTCCTGGTACTGGCTCGGCTGGTGGGTGCAGCCGGTGCTGGAGAGCCCGCGCGACCTGCTGCTCGCGCACGCCTCCCACTGGCTGGACGGCCGCCACGTACCGGAGTTGGACCGGGCCCTCGCCGGGCTGCCGCCGGTGGACACCGACCACCAGGTCCGCTTCCTGCACGCCTGCCGGGCCTATCTGGTCAAGGACTGGGAGCAACTGGTCCGGCACACCGACCCGTTGATCGACGACAGTCTGCTCGGCATCGAGGCGGGTCTCTTCGGCGGCATGGCCCGGGTCCGCCTGGAGATGTACGGGCAGGCCGAGCCGCTGCTGTCGGCCGCGCTGATGCGCTGCCGCAGTGAGCAGCCGCAGCGCAAGGAGCTGCGCTACTGGCTGGCCCGCGCCCACGAGGGCACCGGGCGTTCGGCCGCCGCGCTCCCCCTGTACCGGGCGGTGCACCGGGTCGACCCGGCGTTCATGGACACCTCGGCGCGGCTCACCGCGATCTCCGAGGGCGACGGCTACGACGACACCTCCGAGGCCGCCGACCTGGCCGCGATCACTCTCTCCGGTGCCCAGGACGTGCTGGAGGGCCCCGAGGGATTCGACCCGCTGTTCGGGCCCGAGGGCAGGGACCTGCGGCTGTCCGAGCCCGACCTGCCGCCGGTCGGGCCACTGCCGTCGTCGACCGATCCCGCGGTGCGCGACCGCGGCCTGGTGACGGCCGGGCCACCGCTGCCGGCCGGTCCGACCGACCCCGCCTTACTCGAGCAGGCGCTCGCCGAACTGGAGCGCATGGTCGGCCTCGAGCCGGTGAAACGCCAGGTCAAGGCGTTGTCGGCGCAGTTGAACATGGCCCGCCTACGGGCCGGGCAGGGGCTGCCCGTGCAGCCTCCGAAACGGCACTTCGTCTTCTCGGGACCCTCGGGCACCGGCAAGACCACGGTCGCCCGCATCCTGGGCCGGGTCTTCTACGCCCTCGGGCTGCTCGGCGGCGACCACCTCGTGGAGGCGCAGCGGGCCGATCTGGTCGGCGAGTACCTCGGGCAGACCGCCGTCAAGGCCAATGAGCTGATCGACTCGGCGATCGGCGGGGTCCTCTTCGTCGACGAGGCGTACTCGCTCTCCAACACCGGCTACGGCAAGGGCGACGCGTACGGCGACGAGGCGTTGCAGGTGCTGCTGAAGCGGGCCGAGGACAACCGGGACCATCTCGTGGTGATCCTCGCGGGATACCCCGAGGGCATGGACCGGCTGCTCGCCGCGAACCCCGGCCTGTCGTCCCGGTTCACCACGCGCGTCGACTTCCCGTCCTACCGGCCGCTCGAACTGACGTCGATCGGGGAGGTGCTGGCCACCGAGAACGGTGACGTGTGGGACGAGGAGACCCTCGACGAGCTGCGTTCGATCGCCGGGCACGTGGTCGACCAGGGGTGGATCGACGAGCTGGGCAACGGGCGGTTCCTGCGGACGCTGTACGAGAAGAGCTGCGCGTACCGGGATCTGCGGCTGTCGACGTACCCGGGGGTGCTGTCCCGTGACGACCTGTCGACGCTGCGGCTGCCCGATCTGATGCAGGCGTACGGCGAGGTGCTGTCCGGGCGGGGGCCGCAGGATCCCGCCGGGATGTGACGTCCCGCGAGGGTGGGGGCGGGGCCGCCGGCGCGGAGACCGCCCCCACCGCCGCGTCAGCTCGCCACCGACAGGGGCGGCTGGTGGTGGGCGGGGTCGGTGACCTCACCCACCAGGAGTTCCAGCACGTCCTCCAGGGCCACCAGGCCGAGGACCCGGCCCGAGGCGTCCGCCACCTGCGCGAGGTGGGTGGCGGCGCGGCGCATGACCGTCAGGGCGTCGTCGAGCGGGAGTTCCGGCCTGAGCGTCGTCATCGGACGCCACAGGTGCTGCGGCACCGCGCGGTCGGACTCCTCCACGTCGAGGACGTCCTTCACATGCAGATAGCCCATGAAGACGCCGTTGTCGGCGGCGACCGGGAACCGGGAGAAGCCGGTGCGGGCGGTCAGCTCCACGATCCGGCCGGGCGTCACCGACGGGCTGACCGTGATCAGGGAGTCGCGGGTCAGCAGGACGTCGGTGACCGGGCGGGAGCCCAGTTCCAGCGCGTCCTCCAGGCGCTCCTGCTCCTCGGGGCCCAGCAGCCCCGCCTGCCCCGAGTCCTCCACCAGGCGGTTGAGCTGCTCGCTGGTGAAGACGGCCTCGATCTCGTCCTTCGGCTCGACCCGGAAGAGACGGAGGATGCCCTGCGCGCAGAAGCCGAGGGCCGCCGTGATCGGCCGGCAGAGCCGGGCGAAGGCGACCAGACCGGGGCTGAGCCAGAGCGCGACCTTCTCCGGGGCGGCCATCGCGAGGTTCTTCGGGACCATCTCGCCGATGACGAGGTGGAAGAAGACCACGGCGGCGAGCGCCAGGACGAAGCCGAGCGGATGGATCAGGCCCTCGGGCAGGTACATCCACCCGAAGACCGGCTCCAGCAGGTGCGCGACCGTCGGCTCGGCGACCGCGCCGAGGGTGAGCGAGCAGACGGTGATGCCGAACTGGGCGGCGGCCATCATCTGCGGCAGCCGCTCCAGTCCGTGCAGGACCTGGCGGGCCCTGGCGGTGCCGAGCGGTTCGATCTGGCTGCGGCGGACCGAGACGAGCGCGAACTCGGCGCCGACGAAGAAGCCGTTGGCGAGCACGAGGAGCGCGGCGAACAGGAGTTGGAGCACGCTCATCGGACGGCCTCCATGATCGGCGCGGTGCGCACCAGGCGGACCCGCTCGGCCCGGTAGTGGCCGACCCGGCGGACGGTGAGCCGCCAGCCGGGCAGCTCAGCCCGGTCGCCCGCGGCGGGGATCCGGCCGAGCAGATCGGCGACCAGGCCGGCGACGGTCTCGTACGGGCCCTCGGGCACGTCCAGACCTATCCGCTGGAGGATGTCGACCCGGCAGCTGCCGTCGGCGTCCCAGGCGGGCCTGCCGTCCTCGGGCGCGGCGGCGGCGAGTTCGGGCACGTCCTGGCCGTCGTGCTCGTCGCGGACCTCGCCGACGAGTTCCTCGACGATGTCCTCCAGGGTGACCACGCCCGCGGTGCCGCCGTACTCGTCGACGACGACCGCGATGGGCTGTTCGCTGCGCAGCCTGGCCAGCAGCGGCTGGACCGGGAGCGTCTCGGGGACGAGCAGCGCCGGGCGGGCGATCCGGGCGGCCGAGGTGCGCAGCCGGTCGGGCACCGGGACGGCGAGCGCGTCCTTGAGGTGGACCATGCCGACGACCTCGTCGATCCGCTCCCGGTAGACGGGGAAGCGGGAGAGGCCGGTGGCGCGGGTGAGGTTGACGACGTCCTCGGCGGTCGCCGACGCCTGGAGCGCGCTGACCTTCACCCGCGGCGTCATGACGTGCTGGGCGGTCAGTTCGGCCAGCGAAAGCGTCCGCACGAAGAGGTCGGCGGTGTCCTGTTCCAGGGCGCCGGCCTGGGCGGAGTGCCGGGCGAGGGAGACCAGTTCGCCGGGGGTGCGGGCGGAGGCCAGCTCGTCGGCGGGCTCCACGCCCAGGGCCCGCACCAGCCGGTTCGCGACCGTGTTCAGGGCCGCGATGACCGGTCTGAACAGCCGGGCGAAGGCGTGCTGCGGTCCTGCCACGAACCGGGCGACCTGCATCGGCCTCGAGACGGCCCAGTTCTTCGGGACGAGTTCGCCGATGACCATCTGCACGGCGGACGCCAGCAGCATGCCGACGACGACCGCGACTCCGGAGACGGCGCCCTCGGGGACGCCGACGGCCGCGAACGGGCCGCGCAGCAGCTCGGCGAGCGCGGGTTCGGCGAGCATGCCGACGACGAGGGAGGTGATGGTGATGCCGAGCTGGGTGCCGGAGAGCTGGAAGGACAGTTCCTTCAGCGACTCGACGACCGTACGGGCGCGTCGGTCGCCCTCGGCGGCGGCCTTCTCGGCGTCCGTGGCCTCGACGGTGACGAGGCCGAACTCGGCGGCCACGAAGAAGCCGTTGGCCAGGATCAGCAGGAACGCCGCTCCGAGGAGCAGCAGGGGGATGCTCATGATGCCGCCGCCTCGATGGGTCGGGAGAGGGCGGCGCAGGTACTACAGGACGATCCGTCCATCGCTGGAGGGAGTCACTCCTCGGGTAGCAGGGAAAGCCGCCGCGGCCGGAGCGACCCGGCGGAGAACAGCGGCGGCGGAGGCGTGTGGGACGCCTCCGCCACCAGATTAATCAAGACAGGGGCTCTCGCGGCAGGGTGGAAGGCCCGGAGTCAGCCCTGATGTTCCTGAGAAT
The sequence above is a segment of the Streptomyces griseoviridis genome. Coding sequences within it:
- a CDS encoding TetR/AcrR family transcriptional regulator, which codes for MNISQESDAVRPRARGTERSLARRAELISIGRKLFSDTSYDALSMDDIARQARVAKGLIYYYFQSKRGYYLAIVHDSVADLVTFAASGLELQPVDRVHRTIDGYLRYAEHNQAAYRTIVSGGVGFDAEVHAIRDGVREAIVATIAEGAYGRGDVPPLARMGLFSWICGVEGATLDWIARPQLSRDTMRELLVKTLGGAMRAIEEIDPAYPAPDPARRDG
- a CDS encoding SCO1431 family membrane protein, which translates into the protein MSASSATAARARTGGPREDGPGALEHVLGWVLVAVVAMLVTQLGLL
- a CDS encoding peptidase C39 family protein translates to MSRAEHPSRRTVLAVAVAAAVTGGTGSARAAEPAASTEPGASGASGASGGSAGSAVPGAADATAVTAAGASAAGGPRAAHPVDYRSWTTYPEWRSGAAKGVRPVAGDRPGVVLASPAGRTDYTDPHTGTTATWEYATWTGPVHRLAVPATEVIASWNARTPDGTWLQVEVQGTYSDGADTPWYVMGRWASGDQDIRRTSVDGQSDGRSSVWTDTLAIDDASTGLRLAAYRLRLTLYRRPGTKATPTVWRLGAMGSDVPDRFTVPASTPGLAQELTVPRYSQEIHKGQYPQYDNGGEAWCSPTSSQMIVEYWGGRLTPAQLAWVDPSFADPQVCHAARYTYDHQYQGCGNWPFNAAYAATFKDLQGVVTRLGSLTDLETLIAAGIPAITSQSFLKTELTGAGYGTSGHLMTVIGFTAEGDVIANDPASPSDEAVRRVYRRAEFETIWLRTKRHNAAGTVVSGSGGVCYLYFPARPTPRQRKALAAVGVR
- a CDS encoding uridine kinase family protein, coding for MHSLAARLRTLPPSCGPVRLIGVDGHAGSGKTTFAARLAHALGDAPVLHLDDIASHDELFAWTGRLLAEVIEPLGRGGTAHYAPYDWEARAFTAPRALPPAPVILVEGVGAGRRALRPHLAHLLWMELPREESWDRGRLRDGPRQRAFWAGWVEAERRHFAEDPSRPFADTLVRQGQEGYEVLSGPVRTAGPDQDLTQGDGPSAMC
- a CDS encoding AAA family ATPase translates to MDFGTRGPEAPADLAWLRGVDAYTMGAYPQAEEEFRAAVRSDPGMADGWLGLHALRVDTTTALLRMFRHRDRFGEQRARHRRSLNSWYWLGWWVQPVLESPRDLLLAHASHWLDGRHVPELDRALAGLPPVDTDHQVRFLHACRAYLVKDWEQLVRHTDPLIDDSLLGIEAGLFGGMARVRLEMYGQAEPLLSAALMRCRSEQPQRKELRYWLARAHEGTGRSAAALPLYRAVHRVDPAFMDTSARLTAISEGDGYDDTSEAADLAAITLSGAQDVLEGPEGFDPLFGPEGRDLRLSEPDLPPVGPLPSSTDPAVRDRGLVTAGPPLPAGPTDPALLEQALAELERMVGLEPVKRQVKALSAQLNMARLRAGQGLPVQPPKRHFVFSGPSGTGKTTVARILGRVFYALGLLGGDHLVEAQRADLVGEYLGQTAVKANELIDSAIGGVLFVDEAYSLSNTGYGKGDAYGDEALQVLLKRAEDNRDHLVVILAGYPEGMDRLLAANPGLSSRFTTRVDFPSYRPLELTSIGEVLATENGDVWDEETLDELRSIAGHVVDQGWIDELGNGRFLRTLYEKSCAYRDLRLSTYPGVLSRDDLSTLRLPDLMQAYGEVLSGRGPQDPAGM
- a CDS encoding hemolysin family protein, with the protein product MSVLQLLFAALLVLANGFFVGAEFALVSVRRSQIEPLGTARARQVLHGLERLPQMMAAAQFGITVCSLTLGAVAEPTVAHLLEPVFGWMYLPEGLIHPLGFVLALAAVVFFHLVIGEMVPKNLAMAAPEKVALWLSPGLVAFARLCRPITAALGFCAQGILRLFRVEPKDEIEAVFTSEQLNRLVEDSGQAGLLGPEEQERLEDALELGSRPVTDVLLTRDSLITVSPSVTPGRIVELTARTGFSRFPVAADNGVFMGYLHVKDVLDVEESDRAVPQHLWRPMTTLRPELPLDDALTVMRRAATHLAQVADASGRVLGLVALEDVLELLVGEVTDPAHHQPPLSVAS
- a CDS encoding hemolysin family protein — encoded protein: MSIPLLLLGAAFLLILANGFFVAAEFGLVTVEATDAEKAAAEGDRRARTVVESLKELSFQLSGTQLGITITSLVVGMLAEPALAELLRGPFAAVGVPEGAVSGVAVVVGMLLASAVQMVIGELVPKNWAVSRPMQVARFVAGPQHAFARLFRPVIAALNTVANRLVRALGVEPADELASARTPGELVSLARHSAQAGALEQDTADLFVRTLSLAELTAQHVMTPRVKVSALQASATAEDVVNLTRATGLSRFPVYRERIDEVVGMVHLKDALAVPVPDRLRTSAARIARPALLVPETLPVQPLLARLRSEQPIAVVVDEYGGTAGVVTLEDIVEELVGEVRDEHDGQDVPELAAAAPEDGRPAWDADGSCRVDILQRIGLDVPEGPYETVAGLVADLLGRIPAAGDRAELPGWRLTVRRVGHYRAERVRLVRTAPIMEAVR